A region of the Candidatus Methylomirabilota bacterium genome:
ATTGGAGTGAGCCGCCGCGACATTGGTGAAGTCGACGGCGGAACAGCCGGTCGCCACGATCGCAAGGAGAACCAGTCCGAGGACAAGTCTCCAGCGTGCAGGCATCGCCAATCTCCAGCGGCGAGTCTAGGGCGGCGTGGCAGAAATAGTCAAGCGACGCTGATTTCACTTTCCGACCTCGCCAGCGAGCTTTAGGTGAGGTGGCTAAAGCGCGAAGGCGTGGCGGGCGGCGTCCTCGCGGAGACCTTCCTTCTTGATCTTCCGCTTGATGCGATCGCGGGTCACCGGGTCGAGGCGGTCGATGAAGAGGACGCCATCGAGGTGGTCCAGCTCGTGCTGCAGCACGCGCGCGCGGAGGCCGCGCGCCGTGAGCTCCACGGGCTTGCCGTCGGCGTCGCGCGCCTCGAGCCGCACCCACGCGGCGCGCGTGACCGGCGCGAAGATGCCAGGGATCGAGAGGCAGCCCTCCTCGGCCGTCACCTGGCCGCCCTGCTCGACGATCACGGGGTTGATGAGCGCCCGCACCCCCCTGCCGTCCTCGTCGCCCACGACGACGAGCCGGAGCGAGATGCCGACCTGCGGCGCGGCGAGGCCGATGCCGACCTCGTCGTACATCGTCTCGGTCATGTCGGCGATCGTCTGCCGAACCTCGGCCGTGACCTCCTCGATCGGCAGCGCGCGCCGCCGGAGGATCGGGTCACCGTACTTGCGGATCTTCAGAACGGCCATTCGATCGGGTCCACCTCCACGTCTATGATACCGCGGCGCGCGGCGGCGCCCTCGCGGAACCCGGCCAGCGCCGCCGCGAGGAGCCGGGGCAGGTCGGCCTTGCCCTTGACGACGATGCGGCGCCCGCGGTCGCGCCGGTCGGGCGCCGGCGGGTAGACCGTGAGCTCCGGCGTCGCGCCGAGCGCCGCGCCCACCCTCTCGGCGAGCTTCTGGGTCTCCGCGGGCGCCGAGCCCCGCACCCCGACGATCGCGAGGCGCCGGAAGGGCGGGTAGCCGAGCTCGGCGCGGAACTTCAGCTCGTGCGTGTAGAACCCCGCGAGGTCCTGACGCGCCGCCGCGTCGAACGCGTAGTGGGTCGGGTGCTGCGACTGGACGATCAGCTGGCCGCCCGCTCCGACGCGCTCCGCCGCCGCCCAGAGGAAGGCGAGGGCGCGCTCGCCCGCGC
Encoded here:
- the def gene encoding peptide deformylase, translating into MAVLKIRKYGDPILRRRALPIEEVTAEVRQTIADMTETMYDEVGIGLAAPQVGISLRLVVVGDEDGRGVRALINPVIVEQGGQVTAEEGCLSIPGIFAPVTRAAWVRLEARDADGKPVELTARGLRARVLQHELDHLDGVLFIDRLDPVTRDRIKRKIKKEGLREDAARHAFAL